Proteins from a genomic interval of Parafrankia discariae:
- a CDS encoding GNAT family N-acetyltransferase: protein MTRSHDLRVRPALSSDREFFFEVRRAALRAYVEQTSGWDDAEQRISADKEFTDLPFAVVEESGRPVGYACVIHQSEYDFVEEVALLPEAQGRGIGTHLLRGILRAAQRRGVPVRLSVFVNNPAQALYTRLGFEVVRIEDPRMSMQWTPGNA from the coding sequence ATGACCCGCTCCCATGACCTTCGGGTTCGGCCCGCTCTGAGCAGCGATCGAGAGTTCTTCTTCGAGGTGAGGCGAGCCGCCCTGCGGGCATACGTCGAACAGACGTCGGGGTGGGATGATGCGGAACAGCGCATAAGCGCTGACAAGGAGTTCACCGATCTGCCATTTGCCGTGGTCGAGGAGAGCGGGCGACCCGTCGGCTACGCGTGTGTCATCCACCAGAGTGAGTACGACTTCGTCGAGGAGGTCGCGCTGCTCCCCGAGGCGCAAGGTCGCGGCATTGGCACCCATCTGTTACGGGGCATCCTTCGGGCTGCTCAGCGGCGCGGCGTTCCGGTCCGGCTCAGCGTCTTCGTCAACAATCCCGCACAGGCCCTCTATACCCGCCTCGGGTTCGAAGTCGTGCGGATCGAGGATCCGCGTATGTCGATGCAGTGGACCCCGGGCAACGCGTGA